The Marinilongibacter aquaticus genome has a window encoding:
- a CDS encoding DUF4382 domain-containing protein yields the protein MKRMWMWVFAFVSLASLNFACEDQASGPDGNINDPNAAKGSLKMSITDAPIDQASVKAVFVTISEIRVDGETFEGFQGPQTINVLDLQNGTSLDLGSQDVAVGSYSDITLVLDSQTSTNGGASGCYIEMEDGTTKDLELEGNGTIELNLQSKDFEIREAENTELIFDFDLRKSIKTKANGYAFVNKGDLQSAIRVENKLACGNISGKVDNMLNAGSNLVVYAYEKGEFDAATETNGNAEVMYKHAVTSAKVDANGNYTLAFLPEGEYEIVCAKPEQKEGTGAWFNTLLELESALDLNSVQVDAGASVEVDFSVKLDGVLNL from the coding sequence ATGAAAAGAATGTGGATGTGGGTGTTTGCCTTTGTAAGTTTGGCCAGCCTTAATTTTGCCTGCGAAGATCAGGCTTCTGGCCCTGATGGCAATATCAATGACCCCAATGCAGCGAAAGGTTCTTTGAAAATGAGCATTACCGATGCTCCAATTGACCAAGCCAGCGTAAAGGCCGTTTTTGTAACCATTTCCGAAATTCGTGTGGATGGAGAGACGTTTGAGGGTTTTCAGGGGCCTCAAACAATCAATGTGCTCGATTTGCAGAATGGAACGTCATTGGATTTGGGCTCACAAGATGTGGCCGTAGGTTCGTATTCAGACATCACTTTGGTGCTGGATAGCCAAACAAGTACAAACGGCGGTGCTTCTGGATGTTATATCGAAATGGAAGACGGTACAACGAAGGACTTGGAATTGGAAGGGAACGGCACAATAGAGCTGAATTTACAATCCAAGGATTTTGAGATCAGAGAAGCCGAAAACACCGAGTTGATTTTCGATTTCGATCTGAGAAAATCCATTAAAACCAAAGCCAACGGTTACGCCTTTGTGAATAAAGGTGATTTGCAATCGGCCATTCGCGTGGAAAATAAATTGGCCTGCGGAAATATCAGTGGGAAAGTAGACAATATGCTCAATGCCGGATCGAACCTAGTAGTGTATGCGTACGAGAAGGGCGAGTTCGATGCCGCTACCGAAACCAACGGTAATGCCGAAGTGATGTATAAACATGCCGTGACTTCGGCAAAAGTCGATGCCAACGGAAATTACACTTTGGCCTTTTTACCCGAAGGTGAGTACGAGATAGTGTGTGCCAAACCCGAACAGAAGGAAGGTACAGGAGCCTGGTTTAATACCTTGCTTGAACTTGAAAGT
- a CDS encoding ferritin-like domain-containing protein, whose translation MNIIKFLNQFSTENIQEDKRASRRELFGSFGDIGKNLAMSALPLGLAVAPKKAQARSPKDAVSALQLALTLEYLEDEFYDLALQSGVIPSGSRAEKAYMQISKHEQAHVDFLVAGLTAAGVTPVSKPTFDFTVGGAFDPFNENGVGMDTAYAQLLALAQAFEDTGVRAYKGQAGNLIGTPYITPALQIHSVEARHASEIRRIRGLKGWITGMERGAGMPEATQAVYNGEENYMQGGVDLTSLGSGSPFTMEASSEAYDEALSGDDAVAIASLFIVS comes from the coding sequence ATGAATATCATAAAGTTTTTAAATCAATTCAGTACAGAAAATATTCAGGAAGACAAGCGAGCTTCTCGTCGCGAACTTTTTGGTTCTTTTGGTGATATCGGGAAAAACTTGGCGATGTCGGCATTGCCACTGGGTTTGGCTGTAGCTCCAAAGAAGGCTCAGGCTCGTTCGCCCAAAGATGCAGTTTCTGCTCTTCAATTGGCCCTGACTTTAGAATACCTCGAAGACGAGTTTTATGACTTGGCTCTTCAATCGGGAGTAATCCCTTCAGGAAGTCGTGCAGAAAAAGCATATATGCAAATTTCGAAACACGAACAAGCTCATGTCGATTTCTTGGTCGCCGGTCTTACTGCGGCAGGTGTTACGCCTGTGAGCAAGCCCACATTCGATTTTACGGTGGGTGGAGCTTTCGATCCATTCAACGAAAACGGCGTGGGTATGGATACGGCCTATGCCCAATTGTTGGCTTTGGCACAAGCCTTTGAAGATACAGGTGTTCGGGCCTATAAAGGGCAAGCGGGCAATTTGATCGGGACACCGTACATTACACCTGCTTTGCAAATTCACTCTGTAGAGGCTCGCCATGCGTCGGAAATCCGAAGAATTCGCGGTTTGAAAGGTTGGATCACCGGAATGGAGCGTGGGGCTGGCATGCCAGAAGCTACGCAAGCGGTATACAATGGCGAAGAGAATTATATGCAAGGTGGAGTGGATTTGACCAGCTTGGGTTCTGGAAGTCCGTTCACTATGGAGGCTTCTTCAGAGGCCTACGATGAGGCATTGAGTGGAGACGATGCGGTAGCTATTGCCAGTCTCTTCATTGTATCGTAA
- a CDS encoding ferritin-like domain-containing protein, producing MKKQSVKVHYAGGFKNRRQFLKISGLTLASAGVLAACKDDNNDMPTPDPDPETPFDLGEGDLGVLNYAYALEQLEADFYTKVVNSFYSGISDDEKQVLTDLYNHEVNHREFFKAALTAATSGDTDLITPELEFDYGGLDFSDRAQVLGTAKVLEDTGVAAYNGAGYLITNADYLLIAGKIVSVEARHASAIRSLLNPDSADFSGDDVVDGNGLDQALAPSVILAAVAGTGFVKTEFTANKLP from the coding sequence ATGAAAAAGCAATCAGTAAAAGTTCATTATGCTGGTGGGTTTAAAAACCGTCGCCAGTTTTTGAAAATAAGTGGACTTACCCTAGCTTCTGCAGGTGTTTTGGCGGCCTGTAAAGACGATAACAACGACATGCCAACTCCCGATCCTGATCCGGAAACGCCGTTCGATTTGGGCGAAGGCGACTTGGGCGTGCTCAACTACGCTTACGCTTTGGAACAATTGGAGGCCGACTTCTACACCAAAGTGGTGAATTCATTTTACTCGGGCATTTCGGATGACGAAAAACAAGTGTTGACCGACCTGTACAATCACGAGGTGAATCACAGAGAATTTTTCAAAGCCGCTTTGACGGCCGCTACCTCTGGCGATACGGACTTGATTACTCCTGAATTGGAATTCGATTACGGTGGATTGGATTTCAGCGACCGTGCACAGGTTTTGGGCACAGCCAAGGTTTTGGAAGATACAGGTGTGGCTGCGTACAATGGTGCCGGTTACCTGATCACCAATGCCGATTATCTTTTGATTGCGGGCAAGATTGTTTCTGTTGAAGCGAGACATGCCTCGGCTATTCGCTCTTTGTTGAATCCAGATTCTGCCGATTTCTCGGGCGATGACGTGGTTGACGGCAACGGCTTGGATCAAGCACTTGCCCCTTCGGTTATTCTAGCGGCTGTGGCAGGCACAGGTTTTGTGAAAACCGAGTTTACAGCCAACAAATTACCTTAA
- a CDS encoding GlsB/YeaQ/YmgE family stress response membrane protein, producing the protein MGEFLYMIIVGAVSGWLAGLIKNGFGFGLLGNIIVGIIGAFLGSKLFAFMGISIGSGTIGTIITSVIGALVLLFIIGLFKRK; encoded by the coding sequence ATGGGAGAATTTCTGTATATGATCATAGTTGGTGCCGTGTCGGGCTGGCTTGCCGGACTCATCAAAAATGGCTTTGGCTTTGGATTGCTCGGCAACATTATCGTGGGTATCATCGGAGCCTTTTTGGGCAGCAAGCTTTTTGCTTTCATGGGCATTTCGATTGGCTCAGGTACAATCGGCACAATTATTACATCGGTAATTGGGGCTTTGGTTTTGCTTTTTATTATTGGCCTCTTCAAACGAAAGTAG
- a CDS encoding anti-sigma factor, which translates to MNVREFIENSGVLEEYVLGVLSEQEAQGVECLAKTYPEIQKEIDVLNQSMGKYMAVYEKQPPAFLKEQIFAQMTFADEDEDLEEEAEEGDVEQVSVQQSRVVPMWSRLSLAASVLLAVLAAWMYTQNNALKSSTENLADRLAVLEAKNQKNEALLSSFESPDVKVLKLNGVEAHPSGSVIVHWNVKNNSVALQVHNLPKPTAGKQYQLWIIGENGPEDMGVIDNDFEGKVLAMKHVSGQPSAFAITLENEGGVPSPTLDQLYVLANV; encoded by the coding sequence ATGAATGTAAGAGAATTTATAGAAAACTCGGGAGTGCTGGAAGAGTACGTTTTAGGGGTGTTATCAGAACAAGAAGCCCAAGGGGTGGAATGTTTGGCAAAAACCTATCCTGAGATACAAAAGGAAATAGACGTGTTGAACCAATCAATGGGTAAATATATGGCAGTGTATGAGAAACAGCCACCGGCTTTTCTCAAAGAGCAGATTTTCGCCCAAATGACTTTTGCAGATGAAGACGAGGATTTGGAAGAGGAGGCAGAAGAGGGCGATGTAGAACAAGTGTCGGTGCAGCAGAGCAGAGTGGTGCCTATGTGGAGCAGGCTTTCATTGGCGGCATCGGTGTTGTTGGCTGTTTTGGCGGCTTGGATGTACACACAGAACAATGCACTTAAGTCTTCGACGGAGAATCTTGCCGATAGACTGGCTGTGCTGGAAGCGAAGAACCAGAAAAACGAGGCCTTGCTTTCTTCCTTTGAGAGCCCGGATGTGAAAGTGCTCAAGTTGAATGGAGTGGAGGCTCATCCGAGTGGTTCGGTGATTGTGCACTGGAACGTGAAGAACAATTCAGTGGCTTTGCAGGTACACAATCTTCCGAAACCGACGGCTGGAAAACAGTACCAGTTGTGGATAATCGGAGAAAATGGACCCGAAGATATGGGCGTGATCGACAACGATTTCGAAGGCAAGGTTTTGGCAATGAAACATGTGTCTGGGCAGCCGAGTGCTTTCGCCATTACGTTGGAAAATGAAGGCGGGGTGCCGAGCCCTACACTCGACCAGCTTTATGTGTTGGCCAACGTATAA
- a CDS encoding RNA polymerase sigma factor — MATKNLSYSEDELVLALKKNQRSAFEYLYDNYSAALFGVISRVIKDEEKAADILQDVFLKIWKNVKQYEPGKASLFTWMMNIARNAAIDLYRKEKNKYHTDIEQEVKVIDRDKQEQIEESTMDLKDLVDKLKPERKELLDLVYLQGYTQKEAAEKLNIPLGTAKSRIRTALQDLKIYFAA; from the coding sequence TTGGCAACAAAAAATTTAAGCTATTCAGAAGATGAACTTGTACTGGCCCTAAAGAAAAATCAGAGGTCTGCGTTTGAGTATCTATACGATAATTATTCCGCAGCGTTGTTCGGTGTAATCAGCCGGGTGATAAAAGATGAAGAAAAGGCCGCAGATATATTACAAGATGTCTTTCTGAAAATTTGGAAAAACGTGAAGCAGTATGAGCCTGGAAAGGCCAGCCTTTTCACATGGATGATGAACATTGCTCGCAATGCCGCAATCGACCTTTACCGAAAAGAAAAGAACAAATATCATACAGATATTGAACAAGAGGTGAAAGTGATCGATAGGGACAAGCAAGAGCAGATAGAGGAAAGTACGATGGATTTGAAAGATTTGGTAGACAAACTTAAGCCGGAGCGGAAAGAATTGCTCGATCTGGTTTATTTGCAGGGCTACACACAAAAAGAGGCCGCCGAGAAGTTGAATATCCCTCTGGGAACAGCGAAATCGAGGATTAGAACAGCATTACAGGATCTTAAAATTTATTTTGCGGCATGA
- a CDS encoding fasciclin domain-containing protein, with protein sequence MKKLFKTFGLILAGVLATQWASAQTVMVGGEAMYPNKNIVENAVNSKDHTTLVAAVKAAGLVDALSGEGPFTVFAPVNAAFDALPEGTVSTLLKPENKEKLAGILTYHVVSGKYDASDLMKAIKKGKGKVEMKALSGGMLTFKMNGDRNVMIMDENGGVANIVVYDVYQSNGVIHSIDKVLLPK encoded by the coding sequence ATGAAAAAGCTCTTTAAAACATTTGGATTAATCTTAGCTGGAGTACTGGCTACCCAATGGGCAAGTGCCCAAACAGTAATGGTAGGCGGAGAGGCCATGTACCCGAACAAAAACATTGTCGAAAATGCGGTAAACTCGAAAGACCACACCACTTTGGTGGCGGCTGTAAAAGCGGCAGGTTTGGTCGACGCTCTCTCTGGAGAGGGGCCTTTTACGGTGTTTGCTCCTGTGAATGCCGCTTTTGATGCACTTCCAGAAGGTACAGTGAGTACTTTGTTGAAACCAGAAAACAAAGAAAAGTTGGCGGGTATTCTTACCTATCATGTCGTTTCGGGAAAGTACGATGCGAGCGACTTGATGAAGGCAATTAAGAAAGGTAAGGGAAAAGTAGAAATGAAAGCCCTGTCTGGCGGTATGCTGACATTTAAGATGAATGGCGACCGCAATGTGATGATTATGGATGAAAACGGAGGCGTAGCCAACATTGTAGTTTATGATGTGTACCAAAGCAATGGGGTGATTCATTCGATAGACAAGGTGCTCTTGCCAAAGTAA
- the ftsZ gene encoding cell division protein FtsZ, whose product MLYEQDYDLNFESQSENIIMVIGVGGAGGNAVRTLHKLGIHDVDIVAANTDLQVLKNLPDGISRLQLGAGLTKGLGAGAIPKVGEDAAMESEQAINNLFHEKTEMVFITAGMGGGTGTGAAPVIARIAREKGMLTVGVVTDPFGWEGTDKIEQAREGIERMKEFCDTVLIVKNDRLENLFHDMDIQEAFERADGILANGVKSIAELITKPGIINLDYADVKTVLSNAGQAVMGSAEASGVDRAKIAVEEALKSPLLHSNTIKGSKRLLVSISYSDEKPEYRLKMSDQAMVMRIIEGQIKTKAKIVKHGYTIDSSLKDKIRVTIVAAGITDFGNEAVKKEINREVEAEEPSNKQVDSPFAMPGIASPNKPKPKKVEKKADESQFGLFEAEERLRKTVTSFSKNENVKEDIEQVPAYIRYGLELDDLEDIPEENRLINRV is encoded by the coding sequence ATGTTATACGAGCAAGATTATGATCTAAATTTCGAATCGCAGAGCGAAAACATCATTATGGTGATTGGCGTAGGTGGGGCTGGCGGAAATGCCGTTCGCACACTGCACAAACTCGGCATTCATGATGTGGATATTGTAGCTGCCAATACAGATTTGCAGGTGCTCAAAAACTTGCCCGATGGCATCTCACGTTTACAACTCGGAGCCGGACTGACAAAGGGGCTCGGAGCTGGAGCAATTCCCAAAGTGGGCGAAGATGCAGCGATGGAAAGTGAGCAGGCCATCAATAACCTGTTTCATGAAAAAACAGAAATGGTTTTCATCACCGCCGGAATGGGCGGGGGCACAGGTACGGGAGCGGCTCCGGTAATTGCCCGCATTGCCCGCGAAAAAGGAATGCTTACCGTAGGTGTGGTAACGGATCCCTTTGGCTGGGAAGGTACGGATAAAATTGAACAAGCTCGCGAAGGAATCGAACGCATGAAGGAATTCTGCGATACGGTTTTGATCGTGAAAAATGACCGTTTAGAAAATCTTTTTCACGACATGGACATTCAGGAAGCTTTTGAAAGAGCCGACGGAATATTGGCCAACGGAGTGAAAAGCATTGCCGAATTGATTACGAAACCCGGTATCATTAATTTGGATTATGCCGATGTAAAAACCGTATTGAGCAATGCGGGTCAGGCTGTAATGGGCTCGGCAGAGGCCTCTGGTGTAGATCGGGCCAAGATTGCCGTGGAAGAGGCACTCAAGTCGCCCTTGCTGCACAGCAATACCATTAAGGGGTCGAAACGTCTTTTGGTTTCGATTTCCTATTCGGATGAGAAGCCGGAATACCGTTTGAAAATGAGTGATCAGGCGATGGTGATGCGAATCATTGAAGGGCAGATCAAGACCAAGGCGAAAATCGTGAAACATGGATATACGATAGACAGCTCGCTGAAAGATAAAATTCGGGTGACCATAGTGGCTGCCGGCATTACCGATTTTGGCAATGAGGCCGTGAAAAAGGAAATCAATCGCGAAGTGGAGGCCGAAGAACCGAGCAACAAGCAAGTGGATAGCCCCTTTGCCATGCCTGGAATTGCGAGCCCAAATAAGCCCAAACCCAAAAAGGTGGAAAAGAAAGCCGACGAGAGCCAATTTGGATTATTTGAAGCGGAGGAAAGGTTGCGTAAAACGGTGACCTCTTTTTCTAAAAATGAAAATGTGAAAGAAGATATCGAACAAGTGCCTGCTTACATTCGGTACGGTTTGGAATTGGATGACTTAGAAGACATTCCCGAAGAAAATCGATTGATCAATCGGGTGTAG
- a CDS encoding cell division protein FtsA, producing MKESSEPVYTVGLDIGNSKVCAVAGNLDEEGRICILDYAEARYNPNYESMSKGLVKNKDNTLSAVNAVLEQIAQSSGLNIHGVNCAYSNEQIGMRSVRSEVTNSGNKFTVGVLELDALLKSAKDQLEVDGKSELLHCLPTDFFIDEEKINKMPMGVIGNKLSSNFNGIMSPSRLVDEFLDSTNGMQYGMADAYRRERGNKVFIEQLIYSGHADALSCLSDEDKRAGILLINVGAQLTEVSIYKDLGLRYTRVIGLGAQAIVNDIAQAFNITEEQAEHLLLASGDKLSRDIEINEVLELEGKNGLPRRQFLQKSVALVIESRLKEIAGLAASDVIESGYARMLGNGVMLTGGPVRMHIARKVFEKTFYPLNIRVANATLRIQRNTKLELANPKYSTAIGAMLAGLISLDERIPEIDGIRSKRRPSSMSIFGNNSVMNKIRRMFDDPDLRRSYGE from the coding sequence ATGAAAGAGTCCAGTGAACCCGTGTATACTGTTGGCCTAGATATAGGCAACTCAAAAGTGTGTGCCGTGGCCGGAAACCTCGATGAAGAGGGCCGGATCTGCATTTTGGATTATGCAGAAGCCCGATACAATCCAAATTACGAGTCGATGAGCAAGGGTTTGGTCAAAAACAAAGACAATACCCTCAGTGCGGTGAATGCGGTGTTGGAGCAAATTGCCCAAAGTTCTGGCTTGAATATCCACGGTGTAAACTGTGCTTATTCCAATGAGCAAATTGGCATGCGGAGCGTGCGTTCCGAAGTAACAAACAGCGGGAACAAATTTACGGTGGGCGTATTGGAGTTGGATGCTTTACTGAAATCGGCCAAAGATCAGCTTGAAGTGGACGGCAAATCCGAGCTTTTGCATTGCCTGCCTACCGATTTCTTTATCGACGAAGAGAAAATCAACAAAATGCCAATGGGCGTGATTGGCAATAAATTGAGCTCAAATTTCAACGGGATTATGAGTCCTTCGCGGTTGGTTGATGAATTTTTGGATTCGACCAACGGCATGCAATACGGTATGGCCGACGCATATCGCCGCGAACGAGGCAATAAAGTGTTTATAGAGCAGCTTATTTACAGTGGCCATGCCGACGCCCTGTCTTGCCTTTCGGATGAAGACAAGCGGGCGGGGATTTTATTGATCAATGTCGGTGCTCAACTTACCGAAGTGAGTATTTACAAAGACTTGGGGCTTCGGTATACCCGTGTGATCGGCCTTGGAGCTCAGGCGATTGTAAACGATATCGCCCAAGCGTTTAATATAACGGAAGAGCAAGCCGAGCATTTGTTGTTGGCCAGTGGCGACAAGTTGAGTCGTGATATCGAAATCAATGAGGTCTTAGAACTGGAAGGGAAAAACGGTTTGCCACGTCGACAGTTTTTGCAAAAATCTGTGGCTTTGGTTATCGAAAGTCGTTTGAAGGAAATTGCAGGTTTGGCGGCTTCCGACGTGATCGAAAGTGGGTATGCCCGCATGCTGGGCAACGGCGTGATGCTTACCGGTGGCCCGGTTCGGATGCACATCGCCCGGAAAGTTTTCGAGAAAACGTTTTACCCTTTGAATATCCGCGTGGCCAATGCCACTTTGCGAATTCAACGCAACACAAAATTGGAGTTGGCAAACCCGAAATACTCCACGGCAATTGGAGCCATGTTGGCGGGTTTGATTAGCTTAGACGAAAGAATTCCTGAAATTGATGGCATCCGATCCAAGAGAAGACCGTCATCAATGAGTATATTCGGGAACAATTCGGTAATGAATAAAATCAGAAGAATGTTCGACGATCCCGATTTGAGAAGAAGTTACGGAGAGTGA
- a CDS encoding cell division protein FtsQ/DivIB: protein MRLDQKNIKEFGLAFLGLGAVIALIAFVDDKTNVRRCQGLTVELLDADKQQYVSAEDISNYVTANGLKPLKGKLLSDIDLSQLEAKVREIKQVEFGEAYGDLEGEIHVKVKPYVPYARIVANYGRGMYVDKLGRYFPLSNYHTARVILLSGAFFNDQPDLSVDYPEYLELIDYIKADEFWNAQIAQIDVSREGNVRFLPLVGDHIIEFGKPEDIEEKLNKLKIYYKQIMPVDGWDKFKKVKIQYKNQVVCE, encoded by the coding sequence ATGAGATTGGATCAGAAAAATATCAAAGAGTTTGGCCTGGCCTTTTTGGGTTTGGGGGCGGTGATTGCCTTGATTGCATTCGTCGACGATAAGACGAATGTACGTCGTTGCCAAGGCTTGACGGTCGAGCTCTTGGATGCCGACAAACAGCAGTATGTTTCGGCGGAAGACATCAGCAATTATGTAACGGCAAATGGCCTGAAACCTTTGAAAGGTAAATTGCTTTCGGATATTGATTTGAGCCAATTGGAGGCCAAAGTAAGAGAGATAAAGCAAGTGGAGTTTGGCGAAGCTTACGGCGATTTAGAAGGTGAAATCCATGTAAAAGTGAAGCCTTATGTGCCCTATGCTCGAATTGTTGCAAATTATGGACGCGGCATGTATGTGGATAAACTGGGGCGGTATTTCCCCCTTTCCAATTACCATACGGCCCGTGTAATATTGCTTTCTGGTGCTTTTTTCAATGATCAGCCCGATTTGAGCGTGGATTATCCCGAGTATCTCGAATTGATCGATTACATAAAAGCCGATGAATTTTGGAATGCCCAGATTGCCCAAATCGATGTATCGCGAGAAGGAAACGTGCGTTTCTTGCCGCTTGTGGGCGACCACATCATCGAGTTCGGTAAGCCGGAGGATATTGAAGAGAAGCTCAACAAATTAAAAATATACTATAAACAAATTATGCCTGTGGATGGCTGGGACAAATTCAAGAAAGTGAAGATCCAGTACAAAAATCAGGTGGTTTGTGAATAA
- a CDS encoding GNAT family N-acetyltransferase → MKVFLSESTIDYGTYTFSYAPYALREGAEDLSPIYNQGFLPYSGDLTLEKELFYMARSLRVDLERFVDSSENRRVSRLMEPLGVEMELINKNDFDLNDPDFRAFCENYVSERIGDGNMNAERLEYILASKVGTHIFKFSNKEKTMGYILAAVGSDMLHYWFAFFDIEYMKSHSLGKWMMWKTIVWAKENGLKNVYLGTAYKTAALYKIRDHKGLSFWDGQKWNQDVKLLKALCKVDTEPKEKDSFKQLEDRNDFLDSL, encoded by the coding sequence ATGAAAGTTTTTTTGTCAGAGAGCACAATCGATTATGGAACATATACTTTTTCGTATGCTCCTTATGCATTGCGTGAAGGGGCAGAAGATCTTTCCCCGATTTACAATCAAGGATTTTTGCCATACAGTGGCGATTTGACTCTGGAAAAGGAGCTTTTCTATATGGCACGCAGCCTACGTGTGGATTTGGAACGCTTTGTCGATAGTTCGGAAAACAGAAGAGTGAGCCGTTTGATGGAGCCTTTGGGTGTGGAAATGGAGTTGATCAACAAAAACGACTTCGATCTGAACGATCCTGATTTCAGGGCTTTTTGTGAAAATTACGTTTCCGAGAGAATTGGCGATGGAAACATGAACGCCGAACGTTTGGAATATATTTTGGCGAGTAAAGTTGGTACGCACATTTTTAAATTTTCGAACAAAGAAAAGACAATGGGCTATATTTTAGCTGCGGTAGGTAGCGATATGCTGCATTATTGGTTCGCTTTCTTTGATATAGAATACATGAAAAGCCATTCTTTGGGCAAGTGGATGATGTGGAAGACCATTGTGTGGGCAAAAGAAAATGGGCTGAAAAATGTGTATTTGGGCACGGCCTATAAAACAGCGGCTTTGTATAAAATTCGCGACCACAAAGGGCTATCCTTTTGGGATGGCCAAAAGTGGAATCAGGATGTGAAATTGCTCAAGGCTCTGTGTAAAGTGGACACGGAACCCAAAGAGAAAGATAGTTTTAAACAATTGGAAGACCGGAACGACTTTTTAGATTCACTTTAA
- the murG gene encoding undecaprenyldiphospho-muramoylpentapeptide beta-N-acetylglucosaminyltransferase, which translates to MTASPKILISGGGTGGHIYPAVAIANSCKEVFPNAEILFVGALGKMEMEKVPKAGYKIVGLPIAGFNRSNMLANLGFPFKLIKSVWEARNVLKGFKPDIAVGVGGYASGPTLFVANLLGISTLLQEQNSFAGVTNKLLARKAKKICVAYPDMERFFPKAKLVFTGNPVRKDIVSTNLSKEEAKANFGLDAERKCILVIGGSQGARSINRAIKNDLAKFESAQVSVLWQTGPAFEEEALEAAKGYANVAVRPFIYEMDKAYAAADVVISRAGALSVSELCLTAKPAVLVPFPLAAEDHQTQNALSLVERNAAVLIKDAEAADQLADTALGLIDDEIRQMELSKNIRLFAKPNAANEIVEEIKKIVTK; encoded by the coding sequence ATGACAGCATCGCCTAAAATATTGATTAGTGGAGGGGGAACCGGAGGGCACATTTATCCTGCGGTGGCCATCGCCAATTCGTGCAAAGAGGTTTTTCCGAACGCCGAAATTCTCTTTGTGGGGGCTTTGGGTAAAATGGAAATGGAAAAAGTACCCAAGGCTGGATATAAAATAGTGGGTTTGCCGATTGCCGGTTTTAACCGATCCAATATGTTGGCGAATTTGGGTTTTCCCTTTAAGCTCATTAAAAGCGTGTGGGAAGCCCGAAATGTATTGAAAGGTTTTAAGCCCGATATTGCCGTAGGTGTGGGAGGTTATGCGAGTGGTCCGACGCTCTTTGTGGCGAATTTGTTGGGCATATCAACTTTATTGCAAGAACAGAACTCTTTCGCTGGAGTTACGAACAAGCTATTGGCTAGAAAGGCCAAGAAAATCTGTGTCGCATATCCCGATATGGAACGCTTTTTCCCGAAAGCAAAATTGGTTTTTACGGGAAATCCGGTGCGGAAAGACATTGTAAGCACAAACTTGTCGAAAGAAGAGGCCAAGGCCAACTTTGGTTTGGATGCCGAACGGAAATGCATATTGGTCATTGGCGGCAGTCAAGGAGCCAGAAGTATAAACAGGGCAATAAAAAATGATTTGGCAAAGTTTGAAAGTGCTCAGGTGAGTGTGCTTTGGCAAACGGGGCCTGCTTTTGAAGAAGAGGCATTGGAGGCTGCAAAAGGCTATGCGAATGTTGCGGTGAGGCCTTTTATTTACGAAATGGACAAAGCCTATGCTGCTGCAGACGTAGTGATTTCGCGGGCGGGTGCTCTTTCTGTTTCTGAGCTTTGTTTGACCGCAAAGCCTGCCGTATTGGTGCCTTTCCCATTGGCAGCAGAAGACCATCAAACACAAAACGCCCTCAGTTTGGTTGAGCGTAATGCTGCGGTTTTGATCAAGGATGCTGAAGCGGCGGATCAGCTTGCCGACACGGCCTTGGGTTTGATTGACGATGAAATTCGTCAAATGGAACTTTCGAAGAATATCCGCCTGTTTGCCAAGCCCAATGCCGCAAATGAAATTGTAGAAGAAATAAAAAAAATAGTTACGAAATGA